The proteins below are encoded in one region of Flavobacterium sp. IMCC34852:
- the rpsJ gene encoding 30S ribosomal protein S10 — MSQKIRIKLKSYDHMLVDKSAEKIVKTVKSTGAVVTGPIPLPTHKKIFTVLRSPHVNKKAREQFEVSSYKRLLDIYSSSSKTIDALMKLELPSGVEVEIKV, encoded by the coding sequence ATGAGTCAAAAAATTAGAATAAAATTGAAGTCTTACGATCATATGTTGGTTGATAAATCAGCAGAGAAAATCGTAAAAACTGTGAAAAGCACAGGTGCTGTGGTAACAGGTCCAATTCCGTTACCTACCCACAAAAAAATCTTTACCGTATTACGTTCTCCACACGTTAATAAAAAAGCGAGAGAGCAGTTTGAGGTAAGTTCATACAAAAGATTATTAGATATCTATAGTTCTTCTTCGAAAACTATCGATGCTTTAATGAAACTTGAATTGCCAAGTGGAGTTGAAGTTGAAATCAAAGTGTGA
- the fusA gene encoding elongation factor G — MARDLKFTRNIGIAAHIDAGKTTTTERILFYTGKSHKIGEVHDGAATMDWMAQEQERGITITSAATTCEWNFPTIQGKATPETKPYHFNIIDTPGHVDFTVEVNRSLRVLDGLVFLFSAVDGVEPQSETNWRLADQYRVPRMGFVNKMDRQGSNFLNVCQQVRDMLKSNAVAITLPIGEENDFKGVVDLVKNQAIVWHDATQGATFDVVDIPADMVDEVKAYRSILIEAVAEYDENLLDKYMEDENSITEDEINNALRAATIDMAIIPMIAGSSFKNKGVQFMLDAVCKYLPSPLDKEGIEGIHPDDADLLEEDQTKILRRPDVKEPFAALAFKIATDPYVGRLAFFRAYSGRLDAGSYILNTRSGNKERISRIYQMHANKQNPIEYIEAGDIGAAVGFKDIKTGDTMCDEKHPIILESMKFPDPVIGIAIEPKTKADVDKMGMALAKLAEEDSTFTVRTDEASGQTIISGMGELHLDILVDRMKREFKVEVNQGEPQVEYKEAFTKSAQHREVYKKQSGGRGKFGDIVFRLEPADVIDGKPFVGLQFVNEVKGGNVPKEYIPAVEKGFREAMKTGPLAGYTVDSLKVTLLDGSYHPVDSDALSFELAAKMGYKEVAKAAGAVILEPIMKIEVITPEENMGDIVGDLNRRRGQVNDMGDRAGAKTIKAHVPLSEMFGYVTTLRTLSSGRATSTMEFSHYEQTPSNISEEVIKKAKGNA, encoded by the coding sequence ATGGCTAGAGATTTAAAATTTACAAGAAATATTGGAATTGCGGCTCACATTGATGCTGGTAAAACAACAACAACGGAGCGTATATTATTCTATACAGGAAAATCGCATAAAATTGGTGAAGTGCACGATGGTGCTGCAACCATGGACTGGATGGCACAAGAGCAAGAAAGAGGAATTACCATTACTTCTGCTGCAACTACTTGTGAGTGGAATTTCCCAACAATCCAAGGGAAAGCGACTCCTGAAACAAAACCTTATCACTTCAATATTATTGATACTCCGGGACACGTTGACTTTACTGTAGAGGTAAATCGTTCTTTACGTGTATTGGATGGGTTGGTTTTCTTATTTTCTGCTGTTGACGGTGTTGAGCCTCAATCAGAAACTAACTGGAGATTGGCTGATCAATACAGGGTTCCACGTATGGGATTCGTTAATAAAATGGACCGTCAAGGGTCTAACTTCTTAAATGTATGTCAACAAGTTAGAGACATGTTAAAATCTAACGCAGTAGCCATCACTTTACCAATTGGTGAAGAGAATGATTTTAAAGGAGTAGTTGATTTAGTAAAAAATCAGGCTATCGTATGGCATGATGCTACTCAAGGGGCAACTTTTGACGTAGTTGACATTCCTGCTGATATGGTTGATGAAGTTAAAGCTTATCGTTCAATTTTAATTGAAGCGGTAGCAGAGTATGATGAAAATCTACTTGACAAATACATGGAAGATGAGAACTCAATTACTGAGGACGAAATCAACAATGCGTTAAGAGCTGCTACTATTGATATGGCTATCATTCCAATGATCGCAGGTTCATCATTTAAAAACAAAGGTGTTCAATTCATGTTGGATGCTGTATGTAAATATTTACCATCTCCTTTAGATAAAGAAGGAATTGAAGGGATTCACCCTGATGATGCTGATTTATTAGAAGAAGATCAAACTAAAATCTTACGTCGTCCTGATGTAAAAGAGCCGTTTGCTGCTTTAGCGTTTAAAATTGCAACTGACCCTTATGTTGGTCGTTTGGCTTTCTTCCGTGCTTATTCAGGTCGCTTGGATGCCGGTTCTTATATTTTGAACACTCGTTCAGGAAACAAAGAAAGAATTTCTCGTATCTACCAAATGCATGCTAATAAACAAAATCCAATCGAGTACATCGAGGCTGGAGATATTGGTGCAGCAGTTGGATTTAAAGATATCAAGACTGGTGATACTATGTGTGATGAAAAACACCCTATCATTCTTGAATCGATGAAATTCCCTGATCCGGTAATTGGTATCGCTATTGAACCAAAAACAAAAGCTGACGTGGATAAAATGGGTATGGCTTTAGCAAAATTAGCTGAAGAAGATTCTACGTTTACTGTTAGAACTGATGAGGCTTCAGGTCAAACTATCATTTCAGGGATGGGTGAGTTACACTTAGACATCCTTGTGGATCGTATGAAACGTGAATTCAAAGTTGAAGTAAACCAAGGTGAACCTCAAGTAGAGTACAAAGAAGCATTCACTAAATCTGCACAACACAGAGAAGTTTATAAAAAACAATCTGGTGGGCGTGGTAAATTCGGTGATATTGTATTCCGTTTAGAGCCTGCTGATGTGATCGATGGTAAACCATTTGTTGGATTACAGTTCGTAAACGAAGTAAAAGGTGGAAACGTTCCTAAAGAATATATTCCTGCTGTTGAAAAAGGTTTCAGAGAAGCTATGAAAACCGGTCCGTTGGCGGGTTATACCGTAGACAGTTTGAAAGTAACTTTGTTAGACGGTTCTTACCACCCGGTAGATTCTGATGCTCTTTCATTCGAATTAGCAGCAAAAATGGGTTACAAAGAAGTAGCGAAAGCTGCTGGTGCTGTTATCCTTGAGCCAATCATGAAAATCGAAGTGATCACTCCTGAAGAAAACATGGGTGATATCGTTGGAGATTTGAATAGAAGAAGAGGTCAAGTAAACGACATGGGAGATAGAGCTGGTGCTAAAACTATCAAAGCGCACGTTCCGTTATCTGAAATGTTTGGTTATGTTACAACCTTAAGAACATTGTCTTCAGGTAGAGCAACATCTACAATGGAATTCTCTCACTATGAGCAAACTCCTTCAAACATTTCTGAAGAAGTAATCAAAAAAGCAAAAGGTAACGCTTAA
- the rpsS gene encoding 30S ribosomal protein S19: MARSLKKGPFVHYKLDKKVQENIAGGNKGVVKTWSRASMITPDFVGQTIAVHNGRQFVPVYVTENMVGHKLGEFSPTRSFRGHAGAKNKGKK, encoded by the coding sequence ATGGCACGTTCATTAAAAAAAGGACCTTTTGTACACTATAAATTAGATAAAAAAGTTCAAGAAAACATCGCTGGTGGTAATAAAGGAGTAGTAAAGACTTGGTCTAGAGCTTCTATGATTACTCCGGATTTCGTTGGACAAACTATCGCAGTTCACAATGGTCGTCAATTTGTTCCGGTTTATGTAACTGAGAACATGGTAGGACACAAATTAGGAGAGTTTTCACCAACAAGATCTTTTAGAGGTCATGCTGGAGCAAAAAATAAAGGTAAAAAATAA
- the rplE gene encoding 50S ribosomal protein L5: MAYTPRLKQEYKDRVIAALKEEFGYKNVMQVPKLEKIVLSRGVGAAVSDKKLVDYAVDELTKVTGQKAVSTISKKDVASFKLRKGMPIGAKVTLRGERMYEFLDRLITSSLPRVRDFNGIKATGFDGRGNYNLGVTEQIIFPEIDIDKVNKISGLDITFVTSANTDKEAKSLLAELGLPFKKN; encoded by the coding sequence ATGGCCTATACACCTAGACTTAAGCAAGAATATAAGGACAGAGTAATTGCTGCCCTTAAAGAAGAATTCGGTTATAAAAACGTAATGCAAGTTCCAAAATTGGAAAAAATCGTTTTAAGCCGTGGCGTTGGAGCAGCAGTATCTGACAAAAAATTAGTTGACTACGCAGTTGACGAATTGACAAAAGTTACTGGACAAAAAGCAGTATCTACAATCTCTAAAAAAGACGTTGCGTCTTTCAAATTGAGAAAAGGTATGCCAATTGGTGCTAAAGTAACTCTTAGAGGTGAAAGAATGTATGAGTTTTTAGATAGACTTATCACATCATCTTTACCTCGTGTAAGAGATTTTAACGGTATCAAAGCAACTGGTTTTGACGGAAGAGGAAACTATAACCTTGGGGTTACTGAACAAATCATTTTCCCGGAAATTGATATTGATAAAGTAAACAAGATCTCAGGTTTAGATATTACATTCGTAACTTCTGCCAATACAGATAAAGAAGCAAAGTCATTATTGGCTGAATTAGGTTTACCTTTTAAAAAGAATTAA
- the rpsQ gene encoding 30S ribosomal protein S17, translating into MEKRNLRKERIGVVTSNKMDKSIVVAQVTRVKHPLYGKFVLKTKKFHAHDETNDCNIGDTVKIMETRPLSKTKCWRLVEIIERAK; encoded by the coding sequence ATGGAAAAAAGAAATTTAAGAAAAGAAAGAATTGGTGTTGTTACGTCAAACAAAATGGACAAGTCTATTGTTGTGGCACAAGTAACCAGAGTAAAACACCCATTATATGGTAAGTTCGTATTGAAAACTAAAAAGTTTCATGCACACGACGAAACAAATGACTGTAACATTGGTGATACAGTAAAGATCATGGAAACAAGACCTTTATCAAAAACTAAATGTTGGAGATTAGTTGAAATCATTGAAAGAGCTAAGTAA
- the rplD gene encoding 50S ribosomal protein L4: MEVKVLDINGKDTGRKVQLSDSVFGIEPNNHAVYLDVKQYLANQRQGTHKAKERAEVAGSTRKIKKQKGTGTARAGSKKSPLFKGGGTVFGPRPRSYSFKLNKTVKRLARKSAFSLKVKESNLVVVEDFNFEAPNTKNFINVLKALGLENKKSLFVLGESNKNVYLSSRNLKASSVITNSELSTYAILNANNLVLSEGSLEGIVENLSK, translated from the coding sequence ATGGAAGTAAAAGTTTTAGATATCAACGGAAAAGATACTGGAAGAAAAGTGCAACTTTCTGATTCAGTATTCGGCATTGAGCCAAATAATCACGCAGTATATCTTGATGTTAAGCAATACTTAGCTAATCAAAGACAAGGAACGCACAAAGCTAAAGAAAGAGCTGAAGTGGCTGGTTCTACGCGTAAGATTAAAAAACAAAAAGGTACAGGTACTGCACGTGCAGGATCTAAAAAGAGTCCATTGTTCAAAGGTGGAGGAACAGTATTTGGTCCAAGACCAAGAAGTTATTCTTTCAAATTGAACAAAACAGTAAAAAGATTAGCAAGAAAATCTGCTTTCTCTTTAAAGGTTAAAGAATCAAATTTAGTAGTTGTGGAAGATTTCAATTTCGAAGCGCCAAACACTAAAAATTTCATTAACGTTTTGAAAGCTTTAGGATTAGAAAACAAAAAATCTTTGTTTGTGTTGGGTGAATCAAATAAAAATGTATATTTGTCGTCACGCAATTTGAAAGCTTCTAGCGTCATAACTAACTCAGAATTAAGCACTTACGCAATTTTAAACGCGAATAATTTAGTTTTATCTGAGGGTTCATTAGAAGGAATTGTTGAAAATTTAAGCAAATAA
- the rplW gene encoding 50S ribosomal protein L23, with protein MSTIIKPIITEKITKEGEVFNRFGFVVDKKANKVQIKKAVEAAYGITVVAVNTMNYRADRSTKYTKSGLISGKTNSYKKAIVQVQEGETIDFYNNI; from the coding sequence ATGAGTACTATAATTAAACCTATCATAACAGAAAAAATCACCAAAGAAGGTGAAGTTTTCAATCGTTTTGGTTTTGTTGTTGACAAAAAAGCCAACAAAGTTCAAATTAAGAAAGCTGTAGAAGCTGCTTACGGAATTACTGTTGTTGCTGTGAACACGATGAACTATAGAGCGGACAGATCTACTAAATATACAAAAAGTGGTTTGATCAGCGGAAAAACGAACAGCTACAAGAAAGCTATCGTTCAAGTACAAGAAGGAGAAACAATAGATTTTTATAATAATATCTAA
- the rplX gene encoding 50S ribosomal protein L24: MIKLKIKSGDVVKVIAGDHKGSEGKVLRVDREKNKAIVEGVNMVSKHTKPSAKNPQGGIVKKEAPIHISNIALIDPKSKSATKVGIKVEGDKKVRFSKKSNQVL, encoded by the coding sequence ATGATAAAGCTAAAAATAAAATCAGGAGATGTAGTTAAAGTGATTGCCGGTGACCACAAAGGGTCAGAAGGTAAAGTTTTACGCGTTGACCGTGAGAAAAACAAAGCCATCGTTGAAGGGGTAAATATGGTGTCTAAACACACTAAGCCAAGTGCTAAAAACCCTCAAGGAGGAATTGTTAAGAAAGAAGCTCCTATTCACATTTCAAACATTGCCTTAATTGATCCAAAATCAAAAAGCGCAACTAAAGTTGGAATCAAAGTAGAAGGAGATAAGAAAGTGAGATTTTCAAAAAAATCTAATCAAGTATTATAG
- the rpsC gene encoding 30S ribosomal protein S3: MGQKTNPIGNRLGIIRGWDSNWYGGNDYGDKIAEDYKIRKYIHARLSKASVSKVIIERTLKLVTVTITTARPGIIIGKGGQEVDKLKEELKKVTDKEVQINIFEIKRPELDAYLVATSIARQIESRISYRRAIKMAIAAAMRMNAEGIKVLISGRLNGAEMARSEQFKEGRIPLSTFRADIDYALGEAHTTYGRMGIKVWIMKGEVYGKRDLSPLVGMDKKQAGQGGGKNDAPRGGKSNGKPGPRKRK; this comes from the coding sequence ATGGGACAAAAGACAAATCCAATAGGAAACAGACTTGGGATCATCAGAGGATGGGATTCAAACTGGTATGGTGGAAATGATTACGGTGATAAAATCGCTGAAGATTATAAAATCAGAAAGTATATCCATGCTCGTTTATCAAAAGCTAGTGTATCAAAAGTAATCATCGAGAGAACTTTGAAACTTGTAACCGTTACTATCACTACTGCAAGACCGGGTATTATTATCGGGAAAGGCGGACAAGAGGTAGACAAGTTGAAAGAAGAACTTAAGAAAGTTACTGACAAAGAGGTTCAAATCAACATCTTTGAAATCAAAAGACCTGAGTTAGATGCTTATCTAGTTGCGACTAGCATCGCTCGTCAAATCGAAAGCCGTATTTCATACAGAAGAGCTATTAAAATGGCTATCGCCGCAGCAATGCGTATGAATGCAGAAGGTATTAAAGTTTTGATTTCAGGTCGTTTGAACGGAGCTGAAATGGCACGTTCAGAGCAATTCAAAGAAGGAAGAATTCCTCTATCAACTTTCAGAGCCGATATTGATTATGCTTTGGGTGAAGCTCACACTACTTACGGTAGAATGGGTATCAAAGTGTGGATCATGAAAGGTGAGGTTTATGGAAAAAGAGATCTTTCTCCATTAGTAGGCATGGATAAAAAACAAGCCGGTCAAGGTGGTGGAAAAAATGATGCTCCACGTGGTGGAAAATCAAACGGAAAACCAGGACCTCGTAAAAGAAAGTAA
- the rplV gene encoding 50S ribosomal protein L22, with amino-acid sequence MGVRKRETADARKEANKSIAFAKLNNCPTSPRKMRLVADLVRGQKVERALNILRFSSKEASRKLEKLLLSAINNWEQKNAEGNVAEAGLIVKEIRVDGGMMLKRLRPAPQGRAHRIRKRSNHVTIVLGQLDNTQAN; translated from the coding sequence ATGGGAGTTCGTAAAAGAGAAACTGCAGACGCAAGAAAAGAGGCTAACAAGTCTATTGCCTTTGCTAAATTAAATAACTGCCCTACTTCACCTAGAAAAATGCGCTTAGTAGCAGACTTGGTAAGAGGTCAGAAAGTGGAAAGAGCTTTAAATATTTTAAGATTTAGCTCAAAAGAAGCTTCAAGAAAGTTAGAAAAACTTTTGTTATCTGCAATCAACAATTGGGAGCAGAAAAATGCAGAAGGAAATGTAGCTGAAGCAGGCTTAATTGTTAAAGAAATCCGTGTTGACGGTGGAATGATGTTGAAAAGACTTCGTCCGGCGCCACAAGGAAGAGCACACAGAATTAGAAAACGTTCTAATCACGTTACTATCGTATTAGGACAATTAGATAACACACAAGCAAATTAA
- the rplB gene encoding 50S ribosomal protein L2 has protein sequence MSVRKLKPITPGQRFRVVNGFDAITTDKPERSLIAPIKNSGGRNSQGKMTMRYTGGGHKQRYRIIDFKRTKVGIPATVKSIEYDPNRTAFIALLWYVDGEKTYIVAQNGLQVGQTVVSGEGAAPEIGNTLPLSKIPLGTVISCIELRPGQGAVIARSAGTFAQLMARDGKYATIKMPSGETRLILLTCSATIGAVSNSDHQLIVSGKAGRSRWLGRRPRTRPVAMNPVDHPMGGGEGRSSGGHPRSRKGLPAKGYRTRSKVNPSNKYIVERRKK, from the coding sequence ATGTCAGTTAGAAAATTAAAACCTATTACCCCTGGTCAGCGTTTTAGAGTTGTGAATGGTTTTGACGCCATCACGACTGATAAGCCGGAGAGATCATTGATCGCACCGATAAAAAACTCAGGAGGTAGAAATAGTCAAGGAAAAATGACCATGCGTTATACAGGCGGTGGTCACAAACAAAGGTATCGTATTATTGATTTTAAAAGAACTAAAGTTGGTATTCCGGCTACAGTGAAATCAATTGAATATGATCCAAACAGAACTGCTTTTATCGCATTATTGTGGTATGTAGATGGAGAGAAAACTTATATCGTTGCTCAAAACGGTCTACAAGTAGGACAAACTGTTGTGTCTGGAGAAGGCGCAGCTCCTGAAATTGGAAATACTTTGCCATTGAGCAAAATTCCATTGGGAACTGTGATTTCTTGTATCGAATTGCGTCCGGGTCAAGGAGCGGTTATCGCTCGTTCTGCCGGAACATTTGCTCAGTTAATGGCAAGAGACGGAAAATATGCAACTATTAAAATGCCGTCAGGTGAAACAAGATTAATCTTGTTGACTTGTTCAGCAACAATCGGAGCAGTTTCTAACTCAGATCACCAATTAATCGTATCTGGTAAAGCAGGTAGATCAAGATGGTTAGGCAGAAGACCAAGAACAAGACCGGTAGCAATGAACCCTGTAGATCACCCGATGGGTGGTGGAGAAGGACGTTCTTCTGGAGGTCACCCACGTTCTAGAAAAGGTTTACCGGCTAAAGGTTATAGAACTCGTTCTAAAGTTAACCCGAGCAACAAGTATATTGTAGAACGCAGAAAGAAATAA
- the rplC gene encoding 50S ribosomal protein L3, which produces MSGLIGKKIGMTSIFDENGKNIPCTVIEAGPCVVTQVRTNEVDGYEALQLGFDDKGEKHATKADLGHFKKAGTSAKKKVVEFQGFEENYKLGDSITVDVFSEGEFVDVQGVSKGKGFQGVVKRHGFGGVGQATHGQHNRLRAPGSVGASSYPSRVFKGMRMAGRMGGDNVKVQNLRVLKVVAEKNLLVVKGAIPGHKNSYVIIQK; this is translated from the coding sequence ATGTCTGGGTTAATTGGAAAAAAAATCGGCATGACCAGTATTTTCGACGAGAACGGGAAAAACATTCCTTGTACTGTAATCGAAGCTGGCCCTTGTGTCGTTACCCAAGTCAGAACCAATGAGGTTGACGGGTATGAAGCTCTTCAACTTGGTTTCGATGACAAAGGAGAAAAACACGCTACTAAAGCTGACTTAGGTCACTTTAAAAAAGCGGGAACTTCTGCTAAGAAAAAAGTCGTTGAATTCCAAGGATTTGAAGAAAATTACAAATTAGGTGATAGTATCACTGTGGATGTATTCAGCGAAGGAGAATTTGTTGATGTACAAGGTGTATCAAAAGGAAAAGGTTTCCAAGGGGTTGTAAAGCGTCACGGTTTTGGTGGTGTTGGACAAGCTACTCATGGTCAGCACAACCGTTTGAGAGCACCGGGTTCTGTAGGAGCATCTTCTTATCCATCACGTGTATTCAAAGGAATGCGTATGGCAGGAAGAATGGGAGGAGATAATGTAAAAGTACAAAATCTTAGAGTTTTAAAAGTAGTGGCTGAAAAGAACCTACTTGTGGTTAAAGGTGCTATTCCTGGACACAAAAACTCTTATGTAATCATTCAGAAGTAA
- the rplP gene encoding 50S ribosomal protein L16, producing MLQPKRTKYRKVQKGRMKGVSQRGHELSNGMFGIKSVHETGMFLTSRQIEAARIAATRFMKREGQLWIKIFPDKPITKKPLEVRMGKGKGAVEYWAAVVKPGKIMFEVGGVPLSVAKEALRLAAQKLPVKTKFVVARDFEA from the coding sequence ATGTTACAACCTAAAAGAACAAAATACCGTAAGGTACAGAAGGGTAGAATGAAAGGTGTTTCTCAAAGAGGACACGAGCTTTCTAATGGAATGTTTGGAATTAAATCAGTACATGAAACAGGAATGTTCTTAACTTCACGTCAAATCGAAGCTGCGCGTATCGCTGCAACTCGTTTTATGAAAAGAGAAGGACAATTATGGATTAAAATTTTCCCGGATAAACCAATTACCAAAAAACCTCTTGAGGTTCGTATGGGTAAAGGAAAAGGAGCTGTTGAATATTGGGCAGCTGTAGTAAAACCAGGAAAAATCATGTTTGAAGTTGGTGGCGTTCCACTATCTGTTGCTAAAGAAGCTTTGCGTTTAGCGGCACAAAAACTTCCAGTAAAAACTAAGTTTGTAGTTGCTAGAGATTTCGAAGCATAA
- the rplN gene encoding 50S ribosomal protein L14: MVQQESRLKVADNTGAKEVLTIRVLGGTKRRYASVGDKIVVSIKDATPNGNVKKGAVSTAVVVRTKKEVRRADGSYIRFDDNACVLLNAAGEMRGTRVFGPVARELREKQFMKIVSLAPEVL, encoded by the coding sequence ATGGTACAACAAGAATCAAGATTAAAAGTAGCAGATAACACAGGAGCAAAAGAAGTTTTGACTATCCGTGTTTTAGGAGGAACGAAACGTCGTTATGCCTCTGTTGGAGATAAAATTGTAGTATCAATTAAAGATGCAACACCAAACGGAAACGTGAAAAAAGGTGCTGTTTCTACTGCAGTTGTTGTACGTACCAAAAAAGAAGTAAGAAGAGCCGATGGTTCTTATATCCGTTTCGATGACAATGCATGTGTTCTTTTGAACGCTGCAGGAGAAATGAGAGGAACTCGTGTTTTTGGTCCGGTTGCAAGAGAACTTCGTGAAAAACAATTCATGAAAATTGTATCATTAGCACCAGAAGTGCTTTAA
- the rpmC gene encoding 50S ribosomal protein L29, which yields MKQSEIINLSAAELQVKLTELRKAYMDLKSAHAISPIANPLQIRSARRAVARVATELTKRELQ from the coding sequence ATGAAACAATCAGAAATTATCAATCTGTCTGCAGCTGAGTTGCAAGTGAAACTTACTGAGTTGAGAAAAGCCTATATGGATTTAAAATCTGCACACGCTATTTCTCCAATTGCCAATCCACTTCAAATCAGAAGTGCCAGAAGAGCCGTTGCTAGAGTGGCAACTGAGCTAACTAAAAGAGAGTTACAATAA